The following proteins are encoded in a genomic region of Oreochromis aureus strain Israel breed Guangdong linkage group 8, ZZ_aureus, whole genome shotgun sequence:
- the si:ch1073-13h15.3 gene encoding inactive all-trans-retinol 13,14-reductase has translation MWLLIFLVCLLICAGSTYWYLFGKPSPFSLDSVRPPAPREFDQKKRDKVIKQGFSLDKVPKNLDVIVIGSGIGGLTAGATLAKAGKKVLVLEQHDQAGGCCHTYIEKGFEFDVGLHYIGQLHENSLLRIAFDQISEGQLEFHQLDQHFDTIQIGLGNEKREYTIYSGKTEMKAHLMKQFPDDTEAIDKFFKIMKISAKKTHYLATLKLIPQWVSLFLLKSGIADLISPVFCLSGTCATDFVNTLTSNKDLHTIFSYFFYGVPPKDSSVLINALMIHHYKRGAYYPKGGASEIPFHIIRTIQKYGGNCLVRAPVSQILVDEEGAAYGVKVRKGQEEVEIHAPVVVSNCGIFNTFQKLLPPEIQAKPDIQQRLNMMKHGRGSLLVFSGFDGTKEELGLVSTNFWLFKDNDMDKSMEDFFALSREEAPDNIPMMFITVPSSKDPEAKIRHPGKSCMTILIMVNYEWFEQWKDTTVRKRGDEYYNYKMRFAKNLFDWACTVFPKIKDKLVFQDVATPLTNMHYLGAQHGAMYSAEHNLERFHAQAVAKNRCNTPVKNLYISGQDVFSCGIAGALHGGLLCACAVLDRIIYIDLLLLKMKLKRRKARELAKLVQKKLQ, from the exons ATGTGGCTCTTGATTTTCTTAGTCTGCCTGCTCATATGTGCAGGTAGCACATACTGGTACCTGTTTGGGAAACCGAGCCCCTTCTCGCTGGACTCAGTCAGACCGCCTGCACCACGGGAGTTTGATCAGAAGAAGCGCGACAAAGTCATCAAGCAAG GTTTCAGTCTTGACAAAGTGCCCAAGAACCTGGATGTCATCGTCATCGGCAGTGGTATTGGTGGTCTGACGGCTGGAGCCACACTGGCCAAAGCAGGAAAGAAAGTGCTGGTGCTGGAGCAACATGACCAGGCCGGAGGCTGCTGCCACACTTACATAGAGAAAGGCTTCGAGTTTGATGTCG GACTTCACTACATTGGCCAGCTCCATGAGAACAGTCTGCTGCGTATCGCCTTTGACCAGATCTCAGAGGGCCAGCTGGAGTTTCACCAGCTCGATCAACATTTTGACACCATTCAAATCGGCCTGGGCAACGAAAAACGAGAGTACACGATCTACTCTGGGAAAACTGAGATGAAAgctcacctgatgaagcagttTCCTGATGACACAGAAGCCATTGACAAGTTCTTTAAAATCATGAAG ATATCAGCTAAGAAGACGCACTATCTGGCAACTCTCAAGCTTATCCCGCAGTGGGTGTCTTTATTCCTGCTGAAGTCAGGCATTGCAGACCTCATCTCTCCAGTTTTCTGCCTCTCTGGCACATGTGCAACAGATTTTGTGAACACCCTGACCAGCAACAAGGATCTCCATACCAtcttttcttactttttctATG GTGTGCCACCAAAGGACTCCAGTGTCCTGATAAATGCCCTCATGATTCATCACTACAAACGAGGAGCGTACTACCCTAAAGGCGGGGCCAGTGAGATTCCTTTCCACATCATTCGCACCATTCAGAAATATGGAGGAAACTGCCTGGTGAGAGCTCCCGTCTCCCAGATCCTGGTTGATGAAGAGGGAGCTGCTTATG GTGTAAAGGTGAGGAAAGGTCAAGAGGAAGTGGAAATTCATGCACCTGTGGTGGTTTCAAACTGTGGAATCTTCAACACCTTCCAGAAACTTCTACCCCCTGAGATTCAAGCCAAACCAG ATATTCAGCAACGACTGAACATGATGAAACATGGCAGAGGGTCATTATTAGTCTTCTCTGGCTTTGATGGAACAAAGGAGGAACTGGGCCTCGTTTCCACTAATTTCTGGCTGTTCAAAGACAATGATATGGACAAGTC gatGGAGGACTTCTTTGCATTGAGCAGAGAGGAAGCACCTGATAACATCCCCATGATGTTCATCACAGTACCATCTTCTAAAGACCCTGAAGCCAAGATAAGACATCCTG GAAAATCCTGCATGACAATACTCATCATGGTTAACTATGAATGGTTTGAGCAATGGAAAGACACTACTGTGCGTAAAAGGGGTGATGAATACTACAACTACAAAATGAGATTTGCTAAAAACCTCTTTGACTGGGCCTGCACTGTGTTCCCTAAAATTAAAGACAAG tTGGTTTTCCAGGATGTGGCGACGCCACTGACAAACATGCACTACCTGGGTGCTCAGCATGGAGCCATGTACTCCGCTGAGCATAACCTGGAACGTTTCCATGCTCAGGCCGTAGCCAAAAACAGATGCAACACCCCAGTCAAGAACCTCTACATTTCAG GCCAAGATGTGTTCAGCTGTGGGATAGCTGGTGCTCTGCATGGCGGACTCCTCTGTGCCTGTGCTGTGTTGGACCGCATTATCTACATTGACTTGCTCCTCCTCAAGATGAAGCTGAAGAGAAGGAAAGCCAGAGAACTGGCAAAGCTGGTGCAGAAGAAACTCCAGTGA